The following proteins are co-located in the Shouchella hunanensis genome:
- a CDS encoding L,D-transpeptidase: MKWSFFLFTFIMLSTLLPEQFPVEKAAVIVNVQTNEMAIFEANRISDVFPVASGKKGEETPLGEFHVLVKAKHPYYRKKNIAGGDKRNPLGSRWIGFDANGTNGRTYGLHGTNQPHSIGYNASLGCIRLENSSVEYVYERVEIGSKVIVVKETKSFSALGKQFNLLKK, translated from the coding sequence GTGAAATGGTCTTTTTTTCTGTTTACGTTTATTATGCTATCAACTTTACTTCCAGAACAATTTCCAGTGGAAAAAGCAGCGGTTATTGTGAATGTCCAAACAAATGAAATGGCAATCTTTGAAGCGAACCGTATAAGCGATGTGTTTCCGGTTGCAAGTGGAAAAAAAGGAGAAGAAACACCTCTTGGTGAATTCCATGTGCTTGTTAAAGCAAAGCATCCTTACTATCGTAAAAAGAATATAGCTGGAGGCGATAAACGGAACCCACTTGGCAGCAGGTGGATTGGCTTTGATGCGAATGGAACGAATGGGCGTACATACGGACTACACGGAACAAATCAACCGCATTCCATAGGTTACAACGCTTCGTTAGGCTGTATTCGCTTAGAGAATTCTTCTGTAGAGTATGTATATGAAAGAGTAGAGATTGGAAGTAAAGTGATTGTAGTGAAAGAAACAAAAAGCTTTTCGGCGTTAGGGAAGCAATTTAACTTGTTGAAGAAATAA